The DNA segment ATCTCCTAAATCTCTCTTTGGTGGATTATTTTTTATTAAGTTGTCTATGTTCTCATCTATTCTCTTCATCAAAAGATACTTGTCCATAATATCACCACCAATAAAATCATAAAGGATAATCACATATAAATCTTTGAGAAAATAATTCAAATTTATAATGATAATATGAGAGTTAAAGATATAGCGTTGGAATTTGTCTCATGTATAGTTATTGGTATTATTGTTGGTTACATAATAGGTACTCAAACTAACAATATGATTTATGTAGTTGTTGGTTTATTAATTGGTATCTTAGCAGGAATTTCACGATTTATTAAATTTATAAGGAATTATGGGTAATGGTGATATTTTGATTGCGAAAATCAAAGACGTTCAAAATCATCCCAATTCTTCTTTAGAGAAAGAGGAACTAATAATTAAAGAAGAGGCAGAAACTAACGAAGAGTATGGATGTAACCCATATGAGAGAGAAATGGATGACTTACTAAAAAATGGAGTGGTTGTTATTGATAAACCTTCTGGTCCTACATCTCATGAAGTGTCTACATGGGTAAAGAAGATATTAAATTTAAAAAAGGCGGGACATGGTGGGACATTAGACCCAAAGGTAACTGGTGTCTTGCCAATTGCATTAGAAAATACTACAAAATGCATCCCTATGTGGCATATCCCCCCAAAAGAATATATCTGCTTAATGCATTTGCATAGGGATGCGGATGAGGAAAAGATAAAAAAGATATTTAAAGAATTTGAAGGGAAAATATTGCAGAGACCTC comes from the Methanotorris formicicus Mc-S-70 genome and includes:
- a CDS encoding AtpZ/AtpI family protein; translated protein: MRVKDIALEFVSCIVIGIIVGYIIGTQTNNMIYVVVGLLIGILAGISRFIKFIRNYG